CGACCACCGCGTGGGTGGACCTGCGCAACAGCGGCAGGGCGGCCTCCGTCACCCGCACGATGCCGACGGCGTTGGTGTCGAAGACCCGCAGCGCCGACGGGCAGCCGCGATGAGTTGATCGCCGACCTGCGGCGCGCGGAGCGCGTCGTCAGCTGAGTTCGTGGACGTTCCCCCGCACCGCTTCTGGAATCGGCGTCGGACCGGTGTTCAGCTCAAGGATCTGCCGGTTGATCCGGGGCTCGAGGATCACTTCGACGAGGGTGTCCGCGACGTCCTCGCGCGGGATCTCGTCGTGGAGCTCGGCCGGTCCGAGCGAGACGGTGCCGCGTCCCGGCTCGTCCAGCAGGAGCGAGGGCCGGATGATGACCCAGTCGCTACTGGCGCGGCTCACGGCGACGTCCGTCTCCTTCTTCACCGCGAAGTAGTGCTCGACCTCCGCGTCGAGGTCGCGCTCGCGCCATGACTCGGGAAGCACCGACACCAGCACGAACCGCGCATCCACCTCGCCGGCAGCAGCCAGCGCCTTCACCACCCCGGCACCGTCGATGGCATCGGTGACCTCGGTGGCCCCGGCGTTAGACCCGGCGGTGTAGACCACGACGTCCGACTCCGCGAGCATCGTCGCCAGTTGGTCCTCCGACAGATCGGCGAGGTCGCCGACCTCCGTGTCCACCGATCGGGAAGCCAGTCGCTCGCGCTGTTCCTCTCGACGCACGAGACCGGCGACGGTGACTCCGCGCGCCACCAACCGTTCCGCCACGAGTACCCCGACGGCTCCGGTCACTCCGATGATGAAGACCTTCATGCGGCCAGCTCCTCCCGATGCGGTGGTGCTCTTGACTCTCACTCTCTCACCCCGAATACTTGCTTGTGCAAGCACATTGCGGGGACGGGGGCGACGATGGACCACCGCGAGTCACGGCCGAGCGACCGGCCCCCGCGCTCGGCGCCGGCCCGTCGAGTCGACCGCGGGCTCGGCGATCTGCTCCATCGCGGTGGCGAACGCCTCCAGGTCCACGCCCTGCAGATGGTCCATCACCCGCCGGCGGACGCTGGCGAGATGGACGGGCCACGCCGCCTCCAGGCATCGCATTCCGGCCGGCGTGATGCGGGCGACCTGACCCCGACCGTCATCGGCGGAGCGCGACCGCTCCACGAGGCGTTCGCGCTCGAGGCGACCCACGACCCGACTGAGGCCGCTCACCGAGATCGCGACGTGACTGGCCAGCTGGCTCATGCGCATCGAGCCCTCCGGGGCCTCCGAGAGCGTCATCAGGACCACGTACTCCGTGCCGCCGATGCCCTGGTCCTGCATGAGGTCAGCATCGATCACCCGCGGGATCACCAGGACGGCCCGCGTCAGCGCGCGCCACGCCGCCTCCTCCTGTGCCGAGAGAGGAACGACTTCACCGGACCCATGTGGTTCGACCATGAATGACGACGCTAGCCGGTACTTGCTTGACAAAGCAACCGGACAGGAAGGACACCGCATGAACGACACCGAAGCCATCGTCACGACCCACCTCGACACCTGGAACTCCCCCGCGGGCCCGGAACGGCTCACGGCGATCGCCTCGGTGTACGCCCCCGACGTGGTCATCGGCGAGCCTCAGGGCACCCTGACCGGACACGAGGGCATGGAGCAGGCGATCGCCGCCCTGCAGTCCCAGGTGCCCGGCACGGAGCTCCGCCGGTCCGGACCGATCCAGGTGGCGCAGGACCTGGTCACCTACCCCTGGTCGCTCGGTACACCCGACGGTCCTGTCGTGGCCAGCGGCCGAGACGTCCTGTTCATCCGCGATCACGACGTGGCCGCCCTGTACGTGGTCATCGACACCCCATGAGCACCCCACCGAGAAGGACGAGCGCATGACCGAGATCCACGTGGTCCATGACCCCGCCAGACTGCGCTACGAGGCGAGCACCGGTGGCGAGGCCGCCGGCTTCGCCGAGTACATCCGCACCGACGATCTGATCGTCTTCACGCACACCGAGGTCGACCCGCGGTTCGAGGGCCTGGGCGTCGGGTCGGCGCTGGCCCGGTTCGCGATGGACGACGTCCGCGCCGACGGACAGCGCAAGGTGATGCCGCTGTGCCCGTTCTTCAAGGGGTGGCTCGGACGTCATCGCGAGTACGTGCCGATGGTGTACGGCGTCCCCGAGCCGACGGCGGGGGGACTGACATGACCCGCAAGACGTACGACGGTCCGATCGTCGAGGTCTCGTTCGACGGGGACCTGTGCCGCCACGCCGCCGAGTGCGTCCGCGGCATGCCGGAGGTCTTCGACGTGGCGAGCCGGCCCTGGATCGATCCCGGGCGCGCCGACACCGAGGACCGCGCCGAGACCCTGCGTCGCGTCGTCGGGCGTTGCCCGTCCGGGGCCTTGCGCATCCAGGACTCTCCCACGCCAGGAAGGACGACCCCATGACCACGACACGGACGGACACGACGGGCACACCCGTGCAGATCACGCTCGAGAACGGCGACCCCATCGGCTCGTACACAGTGCGCCTCGAGGGCGGCTCGGCCGTCGGCCGGGCCGACTTCGTCGATGCCCCCGGCGCGGGCCACCCCCGGATCTTCTTCCACACCGAGGTCGACGAGAGGTTCGGCGGGCGCGGGCTGGCCGGGCTGCTCGTGCGCGAGGCGCTGGACGACAGCATCCGCAAGAGCATCACGGTCGTGCCCGTGTGCCCGGTCTTCGCCAGGCACCTGCAGAACCACGGCAGCGAGTACAGCGCCCGCGGTGGGGTCTTCCGCTCGCCGCGTCCCGACGACATCGCGCTCGTCACCCACGCCGTCCGCGGCGACGCGTGAGGACCGG
Above is a window of Aeromicrobium senzhongii DNA encoding:
- a CDS encoding NAD(P)H-binding protein, translating into MKVFIIGVTGAVGVLVAERLVARGVTVAGLVRREEQRERLASRSVDTEVGDLADLSEDQLATMLAESDVVVYTAGSNAGATEVTDAIDGAGVVKALAAAGEVDARFVLVSVLPESWRERDLDAEVEHYFAVKKETDVAVSRASSDWVIIRPSLLLDEPGRGTVSLGPAELHDEIPREDVADTLVEVILEPRINRQILELNTGPTPIPEAVRGNVHELS
- a CDS encoding MarR family winged helix-turn-helix transcriptional regulator, with amino-acid sequence MVEPHGSGEVVPLSAQEEAAWRALTRAVLVIPRVIDADLMQDQGIGGTEYVVLMTLSEAPEGSMRMSQLASHVAISVSGLSRVVGRLERERLVERSRSADDGRGQVARITPAGMRCLEAAWPVHLASVRRRVMDHLQGVDLEAFATAMEQIAEPAVDSTGRRRARGPVARP
- a CDS encoding nuclear transport factor 2 family protein, encoding MNDTEAIVTTHLDTWNSPAGPERLTAIASVYAPDVVIGEPQGTLTGHEGMEQAIAALQSQVPGTELRRSGPIQVAQDLVTYPWSLGTPDGPVVASGRDVLFIRDHDVAALYVVIDTP
- a CDS encoding GNAT family N-acetyltransferase, with the protein product MTEIHVVHDPARLRYEASTGGEAAGFAEYIRTDDLIVFTHTEVDPRFEGLGVGSALARFAMDDVRADGQRKVMPLCPFFKGWLGRHREYVPMVYGVPEPTAGGLT
- a CDS encoding (4Fe-4S)-binding protein translates to MTRKTYDGPIVEVSFDGDLCRHAAECVRGMPEVFDVASRPWIDPGRADTEDRAETLRRVVGRCPSGALRIQDSPTPGRTTP
- a CDS encoding GNAT family N-acetyltransferase; this translates as MTTTRTDTTGTPVQITLENGDPIGSYTVRLEGGSAVGRADFVDAPGAGHPRIFFHTEVDERFGGRGLAGLLVREALDDSIRKSITVVPVCPVFARHLQNHGSEYSARGGVFRSPRPDDIALVTHAVRGDA